In the Manis javanica isolate MJ-LG chromosome 12, MJ_LKY, whole genome shotgun sequence genome, one interval contains:
- the B3GNT7 gene encoding UDP-GlcNAc:betaGal beta-1,3-N-acetylglucosaminyltransferase 7 isoform X1, with protein MSLWKRTIYKSVCLSLALLVAVTVFQRSLTPSQFLQETPSPTSGSQKAQKPSGHLVNPNSFWKNPKDVVTPMPTVSRGPQTWDVTTTNCSANINLTHQLWFQGLEPHFRQFLLYRHCRYFPMLLNHPEKCAGDVYLLVVVKSVITQHDRREAIRQTWGREQESAGRGHGAVRTLFLLGTASKQEERAHYQQLLAYEDRLYNDILQWDFLDSFFNLTLKEIHFLKWLDIYCPNAHFIFKGDDDVFVNPTNLLEFLADQRPQEDLFVGDVLQHARPIRKKDNKYYIPTILYSKASYPPYAGGGGFLMAGSLARRLHHTSDTLELYPIDDVFLGMCLEVLGVQPMAHEGFKTFGISRNRNSRMNKEPCFFRSMLVVHKLLPAELLAMWGLVHGNLTCSRKLQVL; from the exons ATGTCTCTGTG gAAGAGAACCATCTACAAGAGTGTGTGCCTGTCCCTGGCTCTGCTTGTGGCTGTAACAGTATTCCAGCGCAGTCTGACCCCCAGCCAGTTTCTGCAAGAGACCCCATCACCTACATCAGGGTCACAAAAGGCCCAGAAACCCAGTGGTCACCTGGTGAACCCCAACAGCTTCTGGAAGAACCCAAAGGATGTGGTCACCCCCATGCCCACGGTCTCTCGGGGGCCTCAGACCTGGGATGTGACCACCACTAACTGCTCAGCCAATATCAACTTGACTCACCAGCTCTGGTTCCAGGGCCTGGAGCCGCATTTCCGGCAGTTTCTGTTATACCGCCACTGCCGATACTTCCCCATGCTGCTGAACCACCCGGAGAAGTGTGCTGGTGACGTCTATCTGCTGGTGGTTGTCAAGTCGGTCATCACACAGCATGACCGCCGGGAGGCCATCCGCCAGACCTGGGGACGGGAGCAGGAATCTGCGGGCCGAGGGCACGGTGCTGTGCGCACCCTCTTCCTGCTGGGCACTGCCTCTAAGCAGGAGGAACGGGCCCACTACCAGCAGCTGCTGGCCTATGAGGACCGCCTCTATAACGACATCTTGCAGTGGGACTTTCTGGACAGCTTCTTCAACCTGACCCTCAAGGAGATCCACTTCCTCAAGTGGCTTGACATCTACTGCCCCAATGCCCACTTCATCTTCAAGGGTGATGATGACGTCTTTGTCAACCCTACCAACCTGCTTGAATTTCTGGCTGATCAGCGGCCACAGGAAGACCTGTTCGTGGGCGACGTCCTGCAGCATGCTCGGCCCATCCGCAAGAAGGATAACAAATACTATATCCCCACCATCCTGTACAGCAAGGCCAGCTACCCGCCCTACGCAGGTGGAGGAGGCTTCCTTATGGCTGGCAGCCTGGCCCGCCGCCTGCACCACACCTCTGACACCCTGGAGCTCTACCCCATTGACGACGTCTTCCTGGGCATGTGCCTGGAGGTGCTGGGTGTGCAGCCCATGGCCCATGAAGGGTTTAAAACTTTTGGCATCTCGCGGAACCGCAACAGCCGCATGAACAAGGAGCCCTGCTTTTTCCGCTCCATGCTGGTTGTGCACAAGCTGCTGCCCGCTGAGCTGCTGGCCATGTGGGGGCTGGTGCACGGCAACCTCACCTGCTCGCGCAAGCTCCAGGTGCTCTGA
- the B3GNT7 gene encoding UDP-GlcNAc:betaGal beta-1,3-N-acetylglucosaminyltransferase 7 isoform X2 — protein MPTVSRGPQTWDVTTTNCSANINLTHQLWFQGLEPHFRQFLLYRHCRYFPMLLNHPEKCAGDVYLLVVVKSVITQHDRREAIRQTWGREQESAGRGHGAVRTLFLLGTASKQEERAHYQQLLAYEDRLYNDILQWDFLDSFFNLTLKEIHFLKWLDIYCPNAHFIFKGDDDVFVNPTNLLEFLADQRPQEDLFVGDVLQHARPIRKKDNKYYIPTILYSKASYPPYAGGGGFLMAGSLARRLHHTSDTLELYPIDDVFLGMCLEVLGVQPMAHEGFKTFGISRNRNSRMNKEPCFFRSMLVVHKLLPAELLAMWGLVHGNLTCSRKLQVL, from the coding sequence ATGCCCACGGTCTCTCGGGGGCCTCAGACCTGGGATGTGACCACCACTAACTGCTCAGCCAATATCAACTTGACTCACCAGCTCTGGTTCCAGGGCCTGGAGCCGCATTTCCGGCAGTTTCTGTTATACCGCCACTGCCGATACTTCCCCATGCTGCTGAACCACCCGGAGAAGTGTGCTGGTGACGTCTATCTGCTGGTGGTTGTCAAGTCGGTCATCACACAGCATGACCGCCGGGAGGCCATCCGCCAGACCTGGGGACGGGAGCAGGAATCTGCGGGCCGAGGGCACGGTGCTGTGCGCACCCTCTTCCTGCTGGGCACTGCCTCTAAGCAGGAGGAACGGGCCCACTACCAGCAGCTGCTGGCCTATGAGGACCGCCTCTATAACGACATCTTGCAGTGGGACTTTCTGGACAGCTTCTTCAACCTGACCCTCAAGGAGATCCACTTCCTCAAGTGGCTTGACATCTACTGCCCCAATGCCCACTTCATCTTCAAGGGTGATGATGACGTCTTTGTCAACCCTACCAACCTGCTTGAATTTCTGGCTGATCAGCGGCCACAGGAAGACCTGTTCGTGGGCGACGTCCTGCAGCATGCTCGGCCCATCCGCAAGAAGGATAACAAATACTATATCCCCACCATCCTGTACAGCAAGGCCAGCTACCCGCCCTACGCAGGTGGAGGAGGCTTCCTTATGGCTGGCAGCCTGGCCCGCCGCCTGCACCACACCTCTGACACCCTGGAGCTCTACCCCATTGACGACGTCTTCCTGGGCATGTGCCTGGAGGTGCTGGGTGTGCAGCCCATGGCCCATGAAGGGTTTAAAACTTTTGGCATCTCGCGGAACCGCAACAGCCGCATGAACAAGGAGCCCTGCTTTTTCCGCTCCATGCTGGTTGTGCACAAGCTGCTGCCCGCTGAGCTGCTGGCCATGTGGGGGCTGGTGCACGGCAACCTCACCTGCTCGCGCAAGCTCCAGGTGCTCTGA